The Methanococcus voltae PS genome segment TTGAGCAATCTCTGAATTTAACACTGGGATAGGTATACCAATACCCATAAACAAAGTTGAACCGTATTTAGGTATCGTAGCTCCTCTAATAAATTTAGTATCCATTTCTTTTAAGTTACCTTGAATAGCTAATGTACCAAAGCCACTTGCTGGACTGTGTTGAGTACCTTCTCCTGCAATGTATCCTTGTGCACCACCTGCAAAGATTTTAGTACCTACTCCAAAAGTGTTGTACGTTTTTGTTGTAGTATTGAAATCATTTTGCATAGGGTTAAGTTGTCCGGCACCCGAATAATTTAAGTTTCCAAATTCTGGCAATAATTTACCCATGTAAGTGTATAATTTTTCATCTCTACTATTTGTAGCAGAGTTGTATGATTGATAACAGTTTCTAGGGTTAAATAACATTGCTTGGTTTAAATCATCAATTGTTATAATTGTGGAGACTCTTTTTCTCGGGTAACAATCCGTTGTATATCCTTCAGCTTCCAATTCTATTTCTTTACCTGCTACAAGGTCTTCTATAACGTGAGCTCCCCCGTAATCGATGCTAATATCATCATCTGAATTAGCTTGTGTAGCGCCCAAGTAAGCGTCAACAGCAGCGACACCGGAATATGCTTCTACACCGTTCAAATAAGTCTTCATCATTTTAATTGGAGGGTCGGAATGTCCAAAGTTTAAAAATACTCCGCTAGAACACATTGCTCCAAAAGTACCTGTAGTTACTACATCTACTATTTCAGATGCTTTTTCTGCACCTTCTTCTTCCACAATGGATATCATTTCTTCCGCAGTTACGATTACTGCGTCACCATTTTTGATTTTTTCGTTTATCTGTTTTATTGTTTTCATACGAACCCTCTCGAAGTTCTATCGTATTACAAATTATTAAGTTAATCGTAGTTTTTATTGTTTTTTAAAGTTTTGTAATCGTAAATAAGTTTAATCTTGTAATATATCTAGTCCATATTTATATTATTTTTGTTATGATTTTCATATACTTTAATATATATTCTCAGAATATAGTTTTAATGTATTTTAATGTATTTTAAATACTTTAATTATGTAT includes the following:
- a CDS encoding homocysteine biosynthesis protein; this translates as MKTIKQINEKIKNGDAVIVTAEEMISIVEEEGAEKASEIVDVVTTGTFGAMCSSGVFLNFGHSDPPIKMMKTYLNGVEAYSGVAAVDAYLGATQANSDDDISIDYGGAHVIEDLVAGKEIELEAEGYTTDCYPRKRVSTIITIDDLNQAMLFNPRNCYQSYNSATNSRDEKLYTYMGKLLPEFGNLNYSGAGQLNPMQNDFNTTTKTYNTFGVGTKIFAGGAQGYIAGEGTQHSPASGFGTLAIQGNLKEMDTKFIRGATIPKYGSTLFMGIGIPIPVLNSEIAQTCAIRDEDIKVPILDYGIQRRDKPTLGVTNYKDLRTGKLSMELDINGEKVDKCIRTTSVSSYKTSREIAGELKDWIVNKEFFLTERVAELNTCAPKSMKADAKLVRDIIKRPPIVAKATISVPEASKILIEKNINHLPIVDENNCIMGIITSWDIAKAMAQSKTTISDIMTKYVVWASPDEPIEMVAKKMSANNISGLPIVDNNKKVLGVISAEDISKLIGHYI